A stretch of DNA from Dehalobacterium formicoaceticum:
TTGATCCCTGTTATTTTCGCAATTTCCCGGCGCGATTTCCCTTCATGAATATGCATCATTAAAATTTGTTGCTTGATGTTCATTGTGATCATCTCTCCCAGCCCCTACCTGTTGAATTTCCTCTCAAGTAGGTTAATCTATTGTGGCCGGTTTTTCAATGACTACGGTGGCCTACTATTAGATTACCATAGACATGTGTAATAGTTAATCCATCCCTGTATCTGTTTATTGAACATATTTGCTATGTCCCTCAAGTCTTTATCCGGCTTTAACTGCAACTTCCAACCACGGACTTTCTTTCGTATAGCTTTCTTTGCCTTTTCTCCCATTGCTGGTAGCTCTATAGCCCCCTAATGGATTTGGACAAACCTCTTGTATATGTTAAGATAATAAATAGGGGGGTTAAACACCGATGACAAAAAAACAATATACTGAAGAATTCAAAGAACAACTAATCAAAGAATGCCAGGAAGTTCAGAATATAGCTCTAGTAGCTCGAAGGCATGGAATTTCACCTAACACCATTCATACTTGGATACGAAAGCTTAAGAAGAATGGCTCCGTCAATTCATTACCAAAAAATGAAGCCAAGCGCATTTTTGAAATAGAACAGAGACTTAAAAGCATTAGCAACGAAAATAACTCATTGAAAAAACTATTAGGCGAAAAAGAACTCGAATTAGCCGTTCTAAGGGATTTGAGGGATAAACTAAACCCTCTGTAACCGACAGAGTTGAAATAGCTAAAAAGTGGATCAGTAAAGGATATAAAGCCTCCCTTATACTGGACTTTGTCGGGTTACCCTCATCCACCTATTACGAGAATATCTCAAGAGAAAGTAGAGTACCGGAAACGATAGAATCTGATTCATCCTCCAAATCCATAAAAAACAAAGGAGGAAGGCCCATTCCTGGCTATTCCCTTACCAATAAGGGTGAAAAGATATCAGACGAACAAATCAAAGAATGGTTAAACGAACTCGTATGCGGCGACGGTTTTCCTTATGGCTACCATAAACTTACAATTTGCCTTAGAGAAGATTATAACCTGTTAATAAACCGTAAAAAGGTCTATCGCCTCTGTAAAGAACTAGATATTCTCCGCCCCCAAAGAAAGATTCGCAATAAACATCCCAAGCGTTTAGCAAAACAAGCTGAAATAAACAAACCAAATCAACTTTGGCAAATGGATTTAAAATATGGCTATATAACGGGAACAGATTCATTCTTCTTTCAATTATCCCTAATAGATGTCTATGACCGCTCTGTAATTGACTATCATTTAGGATTATCCTGCAAAGCAAAAGATGCAGCAAGAATACTGAAAAATTCCTTAATTAAAAGGGGTCTGGGTAAAGGAATGAACTTGCCCATAATAAGAACTGACAACGGCCCACAATTTACCTCTAACCTCTTTAAAGAGGCTGTAGAGAAGATAGGCATAACCCATGAAAGAATTCCTGTAAGAACACCAAATATGATTGCCCATATAGAATCATTCCACTCAATTTTAGAAAGCGAGTGCTATAGTCGAAACGAATTTAACAGCTTTATGGAAGTTTATTCTATAGTATCCGAATACATGAAGTACTATAACGAACGCAGAAGACATGGCAGCATTAAATATATGGCTCCTAATGAGTTTTACAAGGCATTTATGAATGATAACATAAAGATCGAATCCTTCAGTGCATGATTGCCTTCAGTAGCTAAATTGCGGTGGAACAAGGATATAAACAACACTAAGGTTTGGCTATGCGGACCATTGACATGGAGAGATGGTCATGGTAACCTGGCCCGCCGGTATGCCCTCAATAGGCATGCCCCTGGGGCATCAATCCATGACCATAGAGGCTCCGTGTCAATGGCAAACCGCGCAAGTTTGCGAAAAAGTCTGATTGCAAAACAAATACAAGGATATTGTCCTGAATTGAGGGGTTAAGCCGGTGTTGCAACCTTGCCCAGCCTACGTTTGCCTTATGTGATTTCTGTTCGTCAGACCAGAAGTTTGCCTCCGGCTTCCTTCAGATTCCCCCTCACAGTGGACACCCTTGCCTTTAGCTATGTGCTTGGTACTATCAACCCGCACTCGGGACTTTCACCCGTTAGACTACGCCCATGCCGGGCACACTACAAAAAAGAGACTGTTTTCATCTTGAAAAACAGTCTCTTTTTCCTTACTTCTTCTTTTCTGATAGAGTCACTATCATTGTGATTATTTTACCAGGAGTACCGGTTTTTTTGTTTTTGTCAGCACTTTTTGACTAACACTTCCCATCAGTGAAGCGGCGATAGGGCTATAGCCCCTCATTCCCATAACAATCAGATCAATGTCTTGGTCGACAATTTCATTTAAAATTTCTTGTGCCGCATGACCTGGTTTCTTTTTTGTAACCAATTGAACTCCTTCTAAATCTATATCCTTCATGGTTGTGGCCAAGACAGCTTCACTGTTCACATACTGATCCTGAACAACAGCAGCATCCTTGGAAAGTACATAACCCAAAGCCTCCGGAGTCGCTGCCACATGAAGCAAGATCACTTCCGCCTGGAGCTGACGGCCCAAATCAATTGCCATAAGCAAGGCCCGTTGAGAATATTCAGATCCATCCGTAGGGACAAGGATTTTTTTTAACATATTCACACCCCATTTTAATTTTTCCTGACAAAAATTGAAGGATTCAAACACCAGCTAGGCCATGCATTTGCAGTTAATCGGACGGAGTAAAGGAAGCTCCACCTGAACAATGAACTTGTTTCAAAACCAGTACCGGGGGTAATTGCGATTTGGTGAAAGATTATTGATAAAAACAGCAATGATGACCATAATCACAGCACCCAATAATATTGGTGTCAGGATGTACATGGGGCCTGCTCCGCTTAAAATGGCAAACAGTGCCGTAGCCCCCCAGGGGGATGGGTGGTTTTCGTTAATAACATCGTCAATAAAGCAATTGAGGTTCCCAAAGCAACAGACCACCAGGTAAGGCCGCACAACTGGTAGGTAAGAACGCCAATGATCGCTGAAAGAGTATGCCCGAAAATTACGTTTCGGGGTTGAGATAATGGTCCATCCGGGGACCCGTAGATTAATACTGCGGTAGCACCTAATGGGGCAACTAACATCGGGGCCTGATAAATATATGTTAATATCCCCAGGAAAGAAAGAGCCAAGAAAGAGCCCACAAAGGCAATGATAATATCGATCGGTACCGGTGTCACAAAGGGAGTATCCCTCTTAAATCCCTTAAATTTTGCAAAATATTTTAATACCTTGCCTTGTTCTTTATTTTTAGCTGCAGCAGTTTCTAACACTATAAGATCTCCTTAACAGTACATTCAACGATATTTACATCCAGTTACATCTATACATTTATGTATGATTTCGTCAATAATCTTAAAAATCCTTTTCATAATCAGCGTTCAACGCTTTAATTTTTTCCCGGGGGAATTTTGAGAAGCGTGGTATCAGTGACCATCAGTTATCGAAGTTATCGGGCAAATATTCTATGTCCATAATAGTATTAGTATTGAAAAGGTGTGCAATAAAGAGTAGACATTATGACGGAAATAGATAAAATATATTAAGGAAGAGTTATTTGTGCTTTATTTGCAGAGAAATTCAAGGAGGACATGGGTCGTGCAACAAAAAAATTGGATGCGTAAACTTTTTAGAACCCGTTTCTTGGTGGCTTTTTTCATTTTGCTGCAGTTGATTGTGATCACCGTCATGATTACCGGGTCAGTGGAACGCTATGCAATAATCTATCCTATTTTAACCCTGGTCAGCGTTATAGTTGTTTTGCACATCATGAACAAAAAAAGCAAACCTGCTTATAAGCTATTGTGGGTGATTCAAATTGCCCTTTTCCCCATCTTTGGCAGTCTGTTCTACCTTTTGTCTCAGTTCCAGTCCTCCAATAGAAAATTGAAAAACCTGTTAGCGGACGTAGAACAAGGCATCAATCCATTGTTCATCCAAGATGAAGAAACTCTTAAGAGAATTCATACTGTAAGTAAGGATCATCTCCCTCAGATTAATTATTTGCAAGGTTTTGTCGGGTTTCCCGTTTATCAAAATACCCAGGCTGAATATCTTCCCACAGGGGAAGAAACTCACGCACGCATGCTGGAAGAGCTGGACAAAGCAGAAAAATTCATCTTTATGGAATATTTTATTATTAAAGAAGGCGTGATGTGGAACTCCATTTTGGATATTTTGCAGAAGAAGGTCCAGCAAGGCGTTGAAGTACGGGTCATGTATGACGACATGGGCTGTTTTCTTAAATTGCCAATTGATTTTCATAAGGTTCTGGAAGGAATGGGCATTCAATGCGTGGTCTTCAACCCCTTCCGGCCTGTTCTATCCACTTTGCAAAATAACCGGGACCATCGAAAGATTACTGTGATTGATGGAAAAACTGCTTTTACCGGAGGAATTAACCTTGCCGATGAATATATCAACGAAATTGATCTCCACGGCCATTGGAAGGACAACGGGATTATGGTGCAAGGGGCTGCCGTTTGGAGCTTTACCCTGATGTTTCTTCATATGTGGAACCTCAGCAAAGAAACTACAGAAGACTATACGAAATATCGTGCCGATGGCATGATGTCTATGGATAGTAAATCAGACGGTTTTTTCCTGCCTTATGGAGATTCTCCTTTGGATACGGAAAATGTAGGAGAGCACATTTATCTGCAAATGATTAATAATGCCAAGAGGTATCTCTATATCTGCACACCTTATTTGATTGTCGATGATGACATGATCTCCGCATTATCTTTAGCAGCTAAAAGCGGCGTAGATGTACGCATCATTACACCCCATCGCCATGATCGCTGGTTTGTCCATCACACTACCCGCTCATATTACCGGGAACTGATCAGCTCCGGTGTTCGCATTTACGAATACACTGATGGGTTTATTCATTCAAAAACCTTTATCTCAGATGATAGTACCGCTACGGTAGGCACGATTAATCTTGATTTCAGGAGTCTTTACCTCCATTTTGAATGTGGTCTATGGATTCATAAAAGTGGAGTGCTGAAGGATATCTTAAAGGATTTTCTTGATACCTTGGAAAGCTGCCATGAAGTCACTAGGGAGGAATGTGACTTCAACATAGCGTTGCGTCTTATGCAAGACGTCTTTAGAATCTTTGCCCCCCTGATGTAACCATATGATCCTGAGTGAACTCGTTCAGCTAAAGCTGAACATCGGGGCTTCAGATGGGGAATCTACCCCACCTGAAGTAAAATAAGAACTCCCACTTATAGAAGTGGGAGTCTTGGAATTTGATCAATAGAGCAAACTTATTTATCTGCATGGATCAGCTGCAACAATTCTTCTTCATTAAGAAGGGGAATATTTAAGGCCAATGCCTTATCATATTTGGAACCGGGATCTTCTCCCACTACCACATAGTCTGTATTCTTGCTTACACTGCCGGAGACCTTGCCGCCCCTTTCCTCAATCAGATTCTGGGCGTCCTTTCGGGACAAGGTAGGTAAAGTTCCGGTGATAACGAAGGTTTTCTCGGTGAGGTTTCCTTTTGGGGACATTTTTTCAGCGGTCATATTTACCCCCGCTTCTTTTAACTTTTCCAGGATGCGCAGATTCTGTTCCTGTCGAAAATACATGGTAATGCTTTGGGCAATCTTGGCGCCGATTTCCGGAATTTTTATTAAGGTTTCTTCTGATGCAGCACCTAAATCCTCCAGAGAACTAAAGTGCTGGGCCAGGATTTTTCCCGTTCGTGTGCCCACAAAACGAATGCCCAGGGCAAAGATCAATTGGGCCAGGGTATTATTCTTGCTCTTTTCCAAAGCAGTTAAAAGGTTACGGGCAGATTTTTCCCCTAAGCGATCTAATTTTTCCAATTGCTCCTGAGACAGATAATAAAGATCGGCCGCGTCATGCACCAAACCCGATGCTAACAACTGGGCCAGAACCTTCGGCCCCATACCGTCAATATCCATGGCATCCCGGGAAACAAAATGAATTAAGGTTTCCCGAAGCTGTGCGGGACAAGCTCCTCCCGTACACCGGGAGGCGACTTCATCGTCTAAGCGCACCACCTGGGAACCGCATTCCGGGCATTTTTCCGGCATGACAAAGGGTGTTTCTGCTCCGGTCCGTTTATCTTTCACCACCTGGATTACCTCAGGAATAATATCCCCCGCCTTATGTATAACCACATTATCACCGATCATAATATCTTTTTCTTTGATATTATCTTCATTGTGCAGGGTGGCACGGCTGACGGTGCTGCCGGCCAAACGCACCGGTTTTAAGAGTGCGGTAGGCGTTAGGACGCCGGTACGCCCCACCCGGATGATAATATCCTGCACCTGAGTTTCTGCTTCCTCCGCCGGAAATTTATAGGCGATCGCCCAGCGGGGCGCTTTGGAGGTTGCCCCCAGTGCCCGGCGCTGCTCCAGATCATTTACCTTAACCACCATGCCGTCAATTTCATAAGGTAACCGGTGGCGCTTTTCCGTCCACTGCTCAATGTAATCAATCACCTCTTGCATGCTGCCGGATAAATATCTTTCCTTATTCACCAAGAAACCCTGCTCCGCCAGATAATCTAGGGCTTGGCTATGACTATTTATTTCTTTCCCTTCCACATGGATCAGATCATAAACAAAAACCTGCAGCTGACGGGAGGCAGCAATTTGAGGACTTAATTGGCGCAACGAGCCGGCAGCGGCATTGCGGGGATTGGCAAAAACGGCTTCCCCCCCTTCATCCCGCTCCTCATTTAACCTTAGGAAAGCTTTTTTGGGCATAAAAGCTTCTCCCCGCACCATTAAGGAAGGGACCGGCTCCGATAAACTTAATGGGACGGTGACAATGGTTTTCAAGTTTTGGGTAATATCTTCCCCTGTGGTCCCATCCCCCCTGGTAGCTCCCGTGACCAAAAAACCGTCCTCATAACGCAGAGCTACGGTAAGGCCGTCAATCTTCAGTTCCACCACGTATTCCACCTGGTCACCCACTGCTTGCACCACTCGTTGGTGAAAAACTTTCAAATCAGCTGCGCTAAAAGCATTGCCCAAAGAAAGCAGGGGTTCAGGATGGTGCACCGTCTGAAACCCGGTTAATGGCTTGCCTCCCACTCTTTGCGTAGGAGAGTCGGGAGCAGCCAGTTGAGGATATTCACTTTCCAATCTCATTAACTCTTTCAGCAGCCGATCATAGGCTGCATCAGAGATTTCAGGCCGATCCAATTCGTAATAGGCCTGATTATGATATTGAATCTCTTTTTTCAGTTGATCTGCTCTGGCACTTGCCGTCGAAAAATCCATTCCAGACACCTCTTATTTTTAATCAGGTGATGCTAAATCTTTTTTATCGGAGCATATTTAATCATAAAACCCTTAATCCCCTGTTCCGGAAAAGCAACGCTGATTTCCATATCTTCCCCGGATCCGCTGGTTTTTACTATCACACCCACGCCAAATTTGGCATGCTGCACCTTATCCCCCAAATTCATCAAACTCTCAGCCTTGCCGGGAGCAGATAAAATAGCTTTTTGGTTTCCGGAGGTAGGACGATCCCCGGTACCACGGTCCCCGGTACCGTCATCCATCAGTTCCACGGGGATTTCTTTAAGAAAGCGTGACTCACCATTATACTGACTTTTTCCCCAAAGCATGCGGTGATAGGAACGGCTGATATATAATCTTTCCTTAGCTCGGGTCATCCCTACATAACATAGACGCCGTTCTTCCTCCATCTCCTCTTCATCCAACATGGCTCGGCCATGAGGGAAAACTCCTTCCTCCAGTCCCACCAAAAAAACCACGGGAAACTCCAGCCCCTTGGCCGTATGCAGCGTCATCATGGTCACGGCGGCGTCTTCCTCCCGCAAAGAATCCAAATCTGTGGACAAGGATATTTGTGCTAAAAAATTCTCTAAAGTAGGTTCTTCCGCTGTTTGGTCAAATTCAGCTGTTACAGAAAGAAATTCCTGTAAATTCTCCAGACGGCTCTCTCCTTCCGGAGATTTATCTTCCTTTAAAGCATTAATATAGCCGGTGCGCTGCCATAATTCCTCTGCTAATGGGGTTAAAAACAAGTGGTTTTTCTTCTCCATCAAAGTTTTCATGAAATCATAAAACCCTTGCAAGGCATGGATGGCGCGGGCGGATAAACCTGGAATCTCTATTAATTCTCCTAAGGCAGCGAAGGCAGTGATCCCTTTCATGGCGGCATAGCTTTCTACCTTTTCCCAGCTGGCTAATCCAATCCCCCTTTTCGGTTCATTAATAATCCGGGCCAGACTCACCCCATCGTCAGGATTAGAAAGCACCTTCAAATAAGCCATGGTATCCTTAATTTCTTTCCGATCATAAAACTTAATCCCTCCATAAATCCGGTAAGGGATTTTGTACTTGATAAAAGCATCTTCCAAGGCACGAGACTGGGCATGGGTGCGGTACAGAACCACACAGTCCTGATAGCTGATGCCCTCCTGTACATGCAGACCATAGGCTGTTTCGGCCACAAAAGCCCCCTCGGCCCTTTCATCCTCCGTCACCCGGTAAACAATTTTGGCCCCTGCCCCCTGGTCCGTCCAAAGGTTTTTTTCTTTTCGCTCCATATTATGGCAAATAACGGCATTAGCAGCATTAAGAATGTTTTGCGTAGAACGGTAATTTTGTTCCAGACGAATAACCTGAGCATTTTGGTAATCTTGTTCAAAATCCAGAATGTTTTGAATATCCGCTCCCCGCCAACGGTAGATGGATTGATCGGGATCACCTACGACACACAGATTTTCGTGACCTTCCGCCAGCATCTGAATCAGACGATACTGACTGTGGTTGGTGTCTTGATATTCATCCACCAGAATGTAGCAGAACTTATGCCGGTAGTATCTAAGAACCTCCGGTTTCTTGCTGAAAAGCTCCACTGTTTTCATAATGAGATCATCAAAATCCAAAGCATTGTTTTCCGTGAGCTTCCTCTGATACAGTTTATATACATCCGCCGCCTTAGTTTCAAAAAAATCTCCTGCCATCTGGCCGAATTTTTCCGGGTTCCAGCATTTATTTTTTGCGTTGCTGATAGCTGCTGCCATACCCCGAGGTGTGAATTTCTTTTCATCAATATTTAATTCTTTTAAGCATTTTTTAATTAAGAGCTGCTGATCACTATCATCATAGATCACAAAATTGCGATGAAATCCTAAATGGTGGATGTCCTGACGCAAGATGCGGACGCAAGTGGCATGAAAGGTACCAATCCACATACGCCGGCTGCTGTTTCCCACCAATTTTTCAATGCGCTCCCGCATTTCCCGGGCAGCTTTATTCGTAAACGTAATTGCCAGTATTTGAGCAGGATCGACACCTTTTTCTTCAATTAAGTACGCCACGCGATGAACTAAAACTCTTGTTTTCCCCGACCCTGCACCGGCCATAATCAACAAAGGGCCTTCTGTACATCTAACGGCTTCCTGCTGTTGGGGATTCAGTGATGTTAACAAATCCATAGTATCCTCCTCAGAATCTATCTCCAGGTAACTTAAAAAACCAGCCCTTTGAGGCCGGCTTCTTATGATTCTACCTAATCCAAGCAACGACATTAGTTACCGTAAGCTTTTGCAATCCTGCAATTTGATTTAAAAAACCTACCTTGTCTATTCTTACCTTCTGCCTTCCAACTCCTGAGCAATTTCATCCAACTCTATTCCATGATAGGCAAAAAGCACCAGTAGATGGTATAGCAGGTCGGCACTTTCGTAAATCACCTCGGCCTGATCATCATTCTTTGAACCGATAATAACTTCAGCCGTTTCTTCCCCCACCTTTTTTAAAATCTTGTCCTGTCCCTTTTCAAATAAATAAGTGGTATAAGATCCTTCCGGCCGCTCCTCTTTGCGCTCCAAAATCACCTGATAAACCTCTTTTAAAATCTTACCTAGTTTAGTATCACTCATGCTCATCCCTCCTGCTTCTATCTATTATAGCACCTTTTTTTGATCAGAAGCTTCTTTATGAAAAAAACTTTTCCTATTGTCTTTTAGGTTTTCCTGCCTCATTAAAGCCTGATAATCCTCCGGGGTGTTCACATTATAAAAAAGATGCTTCATATTGCCGGATGCACTTAATTCTTTTTCATTAATTTCTAAGACCTTCACTTCAGGATAAAAATGAAACGCCGCTACGGCATGATCAGATGCACGGAGATATTTTTCCATCACGGGAAGGCAATTCTTGGAATAGAGAGCACAAAGAGGTTCCCAGTAACCAAAGGGTTTCGGTACTACCACATCGTAGTCCGGCGCCCTTTCAGCAAGATAGGTCACCAATTTTCCTTGAAACAAAGGCATGTCAGAGGATACAACAAAAGCATATTCATTCATGGCAGCTGTCAGCCCGGCATGGACACCGGCTAAAGGGCCTTTACCGGGATAGATGTCCACCACTTCCGTGATCCCGGGAAATTGATATTTATTGCTGTGATTACTGGCGATAATGATTTCGTCTGTAACATCTTTTAATTCTTTGATCATATGCCCAATCAATGTCTCATTATTAAAAGTCATCAGGGTTTTGTCCTGCCCCATGCGCCGACTTTTACCTCCTGCAAGAATAACACCGCTTACCTTCATCATCCAACCCCCCATCAGAAAACTTGGCTTATGCCAAGCCGAACTATAATCTTTCTACCAGCTCAATGGGATCCCCATCTTTTACTTCCCCTGCCTGTAGAATTTTGATAAAAATCCCTTCTTTAGGCATCACACAATCACCGGCTTGATAGTAGATAGCACATTTATTATGGCATTCCTTACCAATTTGGGTGACTTCCCCGATAGCTTCTTTCCCCACCCGAATCTTGGTACCAACAGGCAGGGATACTAAATCGATCCCTTTCGTCGTCAGGTTTTCTGCAAAATCTCCCGGATTAACATCCAGACCTTGGGCACGCATTTTATCGATACTTTCAATGGCTAAAAGACTTACCTGGCGATGCCAGGGCCCTCCATGGGCATCTCCTTCCAGCCCAAAATCAACTAATAGACGGCCTATTGGTATTCTCTTTTTGCGCTCTCCTTTTTTTTCACTGGAGCACACAGCGACAATTTCCCCCATGAAAATCCTCCTAAAGATTTATTACGATTTATCAAGATTTATCTTTTCAAAATCATTTTTTATTTCTAAAAGTACGGATATATTTTTCAATTTCTGAGGCCACACCAACAGCATCATCAATCTGATAACAGGGTACCCCAATCTCCCAAGGAATATCACTGGCAATGGCCAATAGTTCCCCGGTCGGGCAGAGAAGCTTTTGATGAGCTTCAGATCGAAAAACTTCAATCTTCGGTTTTTTTCCTTGACTATATCCTTCGGTGATAATAATATCTACGGGTGAAATACGTTCAATGACTTCATCCAGGGTCAATTCCTGTTCCCGTTTTTCGATGATGGCCATCTTTTCAGGTGATGAAATCGCGACGATATCTGCCCCTGCTTGTCCGTGCCGCCAGGTATCTTTTCCCGGATGGTCAATCTCAAAACGGTGAGCGTCATGCTTGATGATCGCCAGTTTGATCCCTTTTAATTTTAATTCCCGAATTACCTTTTCCAGTAAGGTTGTTTTACCGGACTCCGATTTTCCCACAAAAGAAATTACCGGAATGCTTGTCATCAATTATCCCCCTATTTCATTCATATTTCTTGCCACCGGAATATAATCATGCTTCAGAATATGGTGTTGCACAGGTTTTCCATAGATGCCGTCCATCAGGAATTGCTCCAAATGGTCTTCATCGTAATCTCGGATATCCAATTCCACATCATCGTGCAGACAAGGCTTTAGCTTGCCGTCTGCCGTAATGCGCACCCGATTGCAATCGTGGCAAAAATGGTTGCTTAAAGGGCTGATAAGGCCTACCTTCCCTTTACTGTCAGGCAGTTTAAAAAGACGGGCGACACCGATCTTACCTTTAGTGGGCAGCGGAATTAACTGGGGCACACGATGCAATATTTCTTCCCCCGTCAAAAAATGACTTTTATCCCAATCGCTTGCTTCCCCCAAAGGCATGAGTTCAATGAAGCGAACCTCAAAGTTCTCATCCTTGGTCAAATTGACAAAATCAACAATTTCTTCATCATTGAAACCCCCGATCAGCACCACATTGATTTTTATCGGGGATAGCCCGGCTTTCTGAGCAGCTTCAATCCCTTTTAAAGCTTGGGTCAGATCACCGCCTCTGGTAATTTTATGATATTTCACCGGATCTAAAGTATCCAAACTGATATTCACTCGATTTAATCCCGCTTTTTTGAGATCAGCGGCATATTGCTCCAGCAGCAACCCGTTGGTGGTCATGGCTAAGTCCTCCAGCCCCTTGAATTTTAGCTTGGATATTCTAGAAACCAAATCAATAATGCCCCTGCGCACCAAAGGCTCCCCGCCGGTCAGCCTGATTTTCTTGATGCCAATATTCACCGCCGCCTGGGCAATCTTCTCAATGGTTTCAATGCGCATAATTTCATCATGGCGTTTTTTCTTTACACCCTGAGCCGGCATACAATATTGGCATTTCAGATTACATAAATCAGTCACAGATATCCTTAAATAATTGATTTCCCGACCATAGTTGTCAATCATTCTGGCTCCCCCCGTTTACCTATGCCACGAAGTCCA
This window harbors:
- a CDS encoding universal stress protein; the protein is MLKKILVPTDGSEYSQRALLMAIDLGRQLQAEVILLHVAATPEALGYVLSKDAAVVQDQYVNSEAVLATTMKDIDLEGVQLVTKKKPGHAAQEILNEIVDQDIDLIVMGMRGYSPIAASLMGSVSQKVLTKTKKPVLLVK
- a CDS encoding IS3 family transposase (programmed frameshift); protein product: MTKKQYTEEFKEQLIKECQEVQNIALVARRHGISPNTIHTWIRKLKKNGSVNSLPKNEAKRIFEIEQRLKSISNENNSLKKLLGEKELELAVLRDLRDKLNPPVTDRVEIAKKWISKGYKASLILDFVGLPSSTYYENISRESRVPETIESDSSSKSIKNKGGRPIPGYSLTNKGEKISDEQIKEWLNELVCGDGFPYGYHKLTICLREDYNLLINRKKVYRLCKELDILRPQRKIRNKHPKRLAKQAEINKPNQLWQMDLKYGYITGTDSFFFQLSLIDVYDRSVIDYHLGLSCKAKDAARILKNSLIKRGLGKGMNLPIIRTDNGPQFTSNLFKEAVEKIGITHERIPVRTPNMIAHIESFHSILESECYSRNEFNSFMEVYSIVSEYMKYYNERRRHGSIKYMAPNEFYKAFMNDNIKIESFSA
- the pcrA gene encoding DNA helicase PcrA — encoded protein: MDLLTSLNPQQQEAVRCTEGPLLIMAGAGSGKTRVLVHRVAYLIEEKGVDPAQILAITFTNKAAREMRERIEKLVGNSSRRMWIGTFHATCVRILRQDIHHLGFHRNFVIYDDSDQQLLIKKCLKELNIDEKKFTPRGMAAAISNAKNKCWNPEKFGQMAGDFFETKAADVYKLYQRKLTENNALDFDDLIMKTVELFSKKPEVLRYYRHKFCYILVDEYQDTNHSQYRLIQMLAEGHENLCVVGDPDQSIYRWRGADIQNILDFEQDYQNAQVIRLEQNYRSTQNILNAANAVICHNMERKEKNLWTDQGAGAKIVYRVTEDERAEGAFVAETAYGLHVQEGISYQDCVVLYRTHAQSRALEDAFIKYKIPYRIYGGIKFYDRKEIKDTMAYLKVLSNPDDGVSLARIINEPKRGIGLASWEKVESYAAMKGITAFAALGELIEIPGLSARAIHALQGFYDFMKTLMEKKNHLFLTPLAEELWQRTGYINALKEDKSPEGESRLENLQEFLSVTAEFDQTAEEPTLENFLAQISLSTDLDSLREEDAAVTMMTLHTAKGLEFPVVFLVGLEEGVFPHGRAMLDEEEMEEERRLCYVGMTRAKERLYISRSYHRMLWGKSQYNGESRFLKEIPVELMDDGTGDRGTGDRPTSGNQKAILSAPGKAESLMNLGDKVQHAKFGVGVIVKTSGSGEDMEISVAFPEQGIKGFMIKYAPIKKI
- a CDS encoding MOSC domain-containing protein; its protein translation is MGEIVAVCSSEKKGERKKRIPIGRLLVDFGLEGDAHGGPWHRQVSLLAIESIDKMRAQGLDVNPGDFAENLTTKGIDLVSLPVGTKIRVGKEAIGEVTQIGKECHNKCAIYYQAGDCVMPKEGIFIKILQAGEVKDGDPIELVERL
- the ligA gene encoding NAD-dependent DNA ligase LigA, translating into MDFSTASARADQLKKEIQYHNQAYYELDRPEISDAAYDRLLKELMRLESEYPQLAAPDSPTQRVGGKPLTGFQTVHHPEPLLSLGNAFSAADLKVFHQRVVQAVGDQVEYVVELKIDGLTVALRYEDGFLVTGATRGDGTTGEDITQNLKTIVTVPLSLSEPVPSLMVRGEAFMPKKAFLRLNEERDEGGEAVFANPRNAAAGSLRQLSPQIAASRQLQVFVYDLIHVEGKEINSHSQALDYLAEQGFLVNKERYLSGSMQEVIDYIEQWTEKRHRLPYEIDGMVVKVNDLEQRRALGATSKAPRWAIAYKFPAEEAETQVQDIIIRVGRTGVLTPTALLKPVRLAGSTVSRATLHNEDNIKEKDIMIGDNVVIHKAGDIIPEVIQVVKDKRTGAETPFVMPEKCPECGSQVVRLDDEVASRCTGGACPAQLRETLIHFVSRDAMDIDGMGPKVLAQLLASGLVHDAADLYYLSQEQLEKLDRLGEKSARNLLTALEKSKNNTLAQLIFALGIRFVGTRTGKILAQHFSSLEDLGAASEETLIKIPEIGAKIAQSITMYFRQEQNLRILEKLKEAGVNMTAEKMSPKGNLTEKTFVITGTLPTLSRKDAQNLIEERGGKVSGSVSKNTDYVVVGEDPGSKYDKALALNIPLLNEEELLQLIHADK
- a CDS encoding group II intron maturase-specific domain-containing protein; the encoded protein is MGEKAKKAIRKKVRGWKLQLKPDKDLRDIANMFNKQIQGWINYYTCLW
- the cls gene encoding cardiolipin synthase, whose translation is MRKLFRTRFLVAFFILLQLIVITVMITGSVERYAIIYPILTLVSVIVVLHIMNKKSKPAYKLLWVIQIALFPIFGSLFYLLSQFQSSNRKLKNLLADVEQGINPLFIQDEETLKRIHTVSKDHLPQINYLQGFVGFPVYQNTQAEYLPTGEETHARMLEELDKAEKFIFMEYFIIKEGVMWNSILDILQKKVQQGVEVRVMYDDMGCFLKLPIDFHKVLEGMGIQCVVFNPFRPVLSTLQNNRDHRKITVIDGKTAFTGGINLADEYINEIDLHGHWKDNGIMVQGAAVWSFTLMFLHMWNLSKETTEDYTKYRADGMMSMDSKSDGFFLPYGDSPLDTENVGEHIYLQMINNAKRYLYICTPYLIVDDDMISALSLAAKSGVDVRIITPHRHDRWFVHHTTRSYYRELISSGVRIYEYTDGFIHSKTFISDDSTATVGTINLDFRSLYLHFECGLWIHKSGVLKDILKDFLDTLESCHEVTREECDFNIALRLMQDVFRIFAPLM
- the mobA gene encoding molybdenum cofactor guanylyltransferase, coding for MMKVSGVILAGGKSRRMGQDKTLMTFNNETLIGHMIKELKDVTDEIIIASNHSNKYQFPGITEVVDIYPGKGPLAGVHAGLTAAMNEYAFVVSSDMPLFQGKLVTYLAERAPDYDVVVPKPFGYWEPLCALYSKNCLPVMEKYLRASDHAVAAFHFYPEVKVLEINEKELSASGNMKHLFYNVNTPEDYQALMRQENLKDNRKSFFHKEASDQKKVL